In Aquila chrysaetos chrysaetos chromosome 17, bAquChr1.4, whole genome shotgun sequence, one genomic interval encodes:
- the GNPTAB gene encoding N-acetylglucosamine-1-phosphotransferase subunits alpha/beta isoform X3 — protein sequence MFDSYRDNVAGKSFQNRLCLPMPIDVVYTWVNGTDVELIKELQQVREQMEEEQKIMREILGKNATEPTKKSEKQLECLLTHCIKVPMLVLDPALPTNVTLKDLLSIHPALQAANNMFFVAKPKNPSTNVTVIVFDSPKDVEAAHSGMLKDNSKQIVWRGYLTTDKEVPGLVLMQDLAFLSGFPATFKETNQLRTKLPESLASKVKLLQLYSEASVALLQLNNPKGFQELSKQAKKNMTIDGKELTLNPAYLLWDLSSVSQSKQDEDISASRFEDNEELRYSLRSIERHAPWVRHIFIVTNGQIPSWLNLDNPRITIVTHQEIFQNVSHLPTFSSPAIESHIHRISGLSQKFIYLNDDVMFGKDVWPDDFYSHSKGQKVYLTWPVPNCAEGCPGSWIKDGYCDKACNNSACDWDGGDCIGNSGGSRYVAGGGAVGGIGNGPPWQFGAGISGVSYCNQGCANSWLADKFCDQACNVLSCGFDAGDCGQDHFEEMYKVTLQLNQTYYVIPKGECLPYFSFSEIAKKGIEGSYSDNPIIRHASVANKWKTIHLIMHSGMNATVIYFNLTFLNKNDEEFKMQVAVEADTREEPKLNTTSMQKSKSDFKTITSIPEVEMIFEDIPEEKRFPRVRRRRNGTKESLHEEVVIPSVNVSLLPEDVQLALQNLDLKLLNGDITQKGFNLSKAALLRPFQLLTTIKSIIGLEKKGVHNRSEDQKNHTSWQKPYKDVNDGKIKTIKASEEVPSRLTGTKGTVVTMNVNEPIYKVKPKTTVPTQSMENKNETREKVLNALILRETQKSKRTGNLDTGEDAQGMEGGKGPMQVDTNVREGLGGRKLQFYAGSYQGFLPWEKNKYFQDLLDEEESLLKQMSYFTDGKHLGRQLKDTFADSLRYVNKLLNSKFGFTSRKVPAHMPHMIDRTVMQELQDMFPEEFDKTSFHKVRHSEDMQFAFSYFYYLMSAVQPLNISQIFDEVDTDQSGILSDREIRTLATRIHELPLSLQDLTGLEQMLINCSKALPANITQIHVIPPTQEAYYDPNLPPVTKNLVTNCKPVTDRIRKAYKDKNKYRFEIMGEEEIAFKMIRTNVSHVVGQLDDIRKNPRKFVCLNDNIDHNHKDAQTVKAVLRDFYESMFPIPSQFELPREYRNRFLHMHELQEWRAYRDKLKFWTHCVLVTLIVFTVISFFAEQLIALKRKIFPRRRIQKEVGHERIKV from the exons ATGTTTGATTCATACAGAGACAACGTTGCTGGCAAATCATTTCAGAATCG GCTTTGTTTACCCATGCCGATTGATGTGGTATACACCTGGGTGAACGGCACTGATGTTGAACTGATCAAAGAATTGCAACAGGTCAGAGAACAGatggaggaagaacagaaaataatgag GGAAATCCTTGGAAAGAATGCAACAGAACCAACAAAGAAGAG TGAGAAGCAACTGGAGTGTTTGCTGACACACTGCATCAAAGTGCCAATGCTTGTCCTGGATCCTGCGCTGCCGACTAACGTCACACTGAAAGACCTGCTGTCCATTCATCCTGCTTTACAAGCTGCTAACAATATGTTCTTtgtagcaaaaccaaaaaatccttCTACCAATGTGACAGTAATTGTTTTTGATAGCCCTAAGGATG TTGAAGCTGCCCATTCTGGAATGTTAAAAGACAACAGCAAACAGATAGTATGGAGGGGTTACTTG aCTACAGACAAAGAAGTTCCAGGTCTAGTATTAATGCAAGACTTGGCCTTTCTTAGTGGATTTCCAGCTACattcaaagaaacaaatcagCTACGAACAAAACTACCAGAGAGCCTGGCCTCTAAAGTAAAACTG TTGCAGCTCTATTCAGAAGCCAGTGTGGCTCTCCTGCAACTGAATAACCCTAAGGGTTTCCAAGAACTgagcaagcaagcaaagaagAACATGACTATAGATGGAAAAGAACTGACACTTAATCCTGCTTATTTGCTGTGGGACCTCAGCTCTGTCAGTCAG tctAAACAGGATGAAGATATTTCTGCCAGCCGTTTTGAAGATAATGAAGAGCTGAGATACTCGTTGCGATCAATAGAGAGGCATGCCCCTTGGGTACGACATATTTTCATCGTCACTAATGGGCAGATTCCTTCTTGGCTTAACCTGGATAATCCTCGGATAACCATAGTGACACATCAG gaaatatttcagaatgtgAGTCACTTGCCTACCTTCAGTTCACCAGCTATTGAAAGTCACATTCATCGTATCAGTGGCCTTTCTCAGAAGTTTATCTATCTCAATGATGATGTTATGTTTGGGAAGGATGTTTGGCCTGATGATTTCTACAGTCACTCTAAAGGTCAAAAG GTTTACTTGACTTGGCCTGTGCCAAACTGTGCTGAGGGATGTCCTGGCTCATGGATTAAAGACGGTTACTGTGATAAAGCCTGTAATAACTCAGCATGTGATTGGGATGGAGGTGATTGCATTG GTAACAGTGGGGGTAGTCGCTATGTTGCTGGTGGAGGTGCAGTTGGAGGTATCGGGAATGGACCACCATGGCAATTTGGTGCAGGAATAAGTGGTGTTTCATACTGTAACCAAGGCTGTGCTAATTCCTGGCTAGCAGACAAATTCTGTGACCAGGCCTGCAATGTCCTTTCCTGTGGATTTGATGCTGGTGACTGTGGCCAGG atcactTTGAAGAGATGTACAAGGTGACGCTTCAGCTTAATCAGACCTACTATGTTATTCCCAAAGGTGAATGTCTGCCCTACTTCAGCTTCAGTGAAATAGCCAAGAAAGGAATTGAGGGTTCATATAGTGATAATCCAATTATCCGACATGCTTCAGTTGCTAACAAATGGAAGACTATCCACCTCATAATGCATAGTGGCATGAATGCAACTGTGATCTATTTTAACCTTAcgtttctaaataaaaatgatgaagaGTTTAAAATGCAAGTAGCTGTTGAAGCTGATACTAGAGAGGAACCAAAACTGAATACAACTTCCATGCAAAAATccaaatctgattttaaaactaTAACTTCAATACCAGAAGTTGAAATGATATTTGAGGATATTCCTGAAGAAAAACGCTTTCCAAGAGTAAGGAGACGTCGAAATGGCACAAAAGAGAGTCTACATGAAGAAGTGGTAATACCATCAGTAAACGTGTCTCTCCTTCCTGAAGATGTTCAGCTAGCACTGCAGAACCTGGACTTAAAACTACTAAATGGTGATATCACTCAGAAAGGATTTAACCTATCCAAGGCTGCTCTCCTGAGACCTTTCCAGCTCTTAACTACGATAAAAAGTATTATAGGCCTGGAAAAGAAGGGTGTGCATAATCGTTCAGAAGATCAGAAGAACCATACCAGCTGGCAGAAGCCTTATAAAGATGTAAATGATGGCAagataaaaacaataaaagcaagTGAAGAAGTTCCTTCAAGGCTTACGGGAACAAAGGGGACTGTTGTGACAATGAACGTAAATGAACCTATTTATAAAGTAAAGCCTAAAACCACAGTTCCCACCCAgagcatggaaaataaaaatgaaactcgAGAAAAAGTATTGAATGCACTGATATTAAGGGAAACCCAGAAATCAAAACGTACTGGGAATTTAGATACTGGAGAAGACGCACAGGgaatggaaggaggaaaagggccTATGCAGGTGGATACAAATGTAAGGGAGGGGCTAGGGGGAAGGAAATTACAGTTTTATGCTGGAAGTTATCAAGGCTTTTTGCCATGGgagaaaaacaagtatttccaGGACCTTCTTGAT GAAGAAGAGTCATTACTCAAACAGATGTCATACTTTACTGATGGTAAACATCTTGGAAGGCAGCTGAAAGATACATTTGCTGATTCCCTTCGATATGTAAATAAGCTTTTAAACAGCAAATTTGGATTTACATCTCGGAAAGTCCCTGCTCATATGCCTCACATGATTGACCGCACTGTTATGCAAGAGCTACAGGATAT GTTTCCTGAGGAGTTTGACAAGACATCATTTCACAAAGTGCGGCACTCAGAAGATatgcagtttgctttttcatatttctacTATCTTATGAGTGCAGTCCAGCCACTGAACATTTCTCAGATCTTCGATGAGGTTGATACGGACCAGTCGGGCATTTTGTCTGACCGAGAGATTCGCACGTTGGCCACAAGAATCCATGAACTACCATTAAGTTTGCAG gATTTGACGGGTTTAGAACAAATGCTAATAAATTGCTCTAAAGCTCTTCCTGCCAACATCACTCAGATCCATGTCATTCCACCAACTCAGGAAGCATATTACGATCCCAATCTG cctCCAGTAACAAAAAACCTAGTGACTAATTGCAAACCTGTGACTGACAGAATTCGTAAGGCATACAAGGACAAAAACAAATACAG GTTTGAAATcatgggagaagaggaaattgCCTTCAAAATGATTCGCACAAATGTTTCTCATGTAGTTGGTCAGCTGGACGACATACGAAAAAATCCCAG AAAATTTGTTTGCCTAAATGACAATATTGACCACAATCATAAGGATGCTCAGACAGTGAAAGCGGTGCTTAGGGACTTTTATGAATCAATGTTTCCCATACCTTCCCAGTTTGAACTGCCAAGAGAATATCGGAATCGTTTCCTTCACATGCATGAACTCCAAGAATG GAGGGCATATAGAGACAAGCTCAAATTCTGGACCCATTGTGTTCTAGTAACACTTATTGTATTTACAGTCATCTCATTTTTTGCTGAACAG ctaATTGCACTTAAACGAAAGATTTTTCCAAGGAGAAGGATCCAAAAGGAAGTTGGTCATGAACGAATCAAAGTGTAG